Proteins found in one Salvelinus alpinus chromosome 11, SLU_Salpinus.1, whole genome shotgun sequence genomic segment:
- the rwdd gene encoding RWD domain-containing protein 4 has product MTANEDQEMELEALRSIYEGDECFKEVSPVSFQFRIGEHDDSKAFILDISWPEMYPETAPEISLGGFFNKKISSETKQLIISGLEEQVEANLGTAMMYTLFEWAKDNQEALMENHQAVVTAVTLTSNSDLNAPAKKKEKKEQLTKSQKRKITCRTDNKGELPRGWDWVDVIKVYSVQSVNGS; this is encoded by the exons atgaCTGCCAACGAGGATCAAGAG ATGGAGTTAGAAGCACTTCGTTCTATATACGAGGGGGATGAGTGCTTCAAGGAAGTCAGCCCAGTTTCTTTTCAGTTTAGG ATAGGAGAACATGATGACTCCAAAGCGTTCATTCTGGATATTTCATGGCCTGAGATGTATCCTGAAACGGCACCTGAAATTTCTCTAGGTGGCtttttcaacaaaaaaat ATCTTCAGAGACCAAGCAGCTGATcatctctgggttggaggagcaggtggaggccAACCTGGGCACTGCCATGATGTACACCCTGTTCGAGTGGGCCAAAGACAACCAGGAAGCTCTGATGGAGAACCACCAAGCCGTGGTCACTGCCGTG ACGCTGACATCTAACAGTGATCTCAACGCCCCAGccaagaagaaagagaagaaggaACAGCTGACCAAATCACAGAAGAGGAAGATAACATGTAGAACTG ATAACAAGGGGGAGCTCCCCAGAGGCTGGGACTGGGTCGACGTCATCAAGGTATATTCCGTTCAGTCAGTTAACGGCAGTTGA